In the Candidatus Methylomirabilota bacterium genome, CTTCGCCACGCCGGAGTACAACTACTCGATGCCCGGCGTGCTGAAGAACGCGATCGACTGGGTCTCGCGCCCCTACGGGGACAACGCCTGGCAGGGCAAGCCGGTGGCGGTGATGGGCGCCTCGATCGGCATGCTCGGCAGCGCCCGCGCGCAGTACCATCTGCGCCAGTCCTTCGTGTTCCTCAACATGTACCCGGTGAACCAGCCCGAGGTGATGATCGCCAACGCGAGCCAGCGCTTCAACGAGCGCGGCGAGCTGACCGACGAGACGTCGCGCGAGCTGATCCGGAAGCTGCTCGCCGAGCTGGTCGCCTGGACGAAGCGGCTCGGGAAGGGGTAGACCACCCCTGACCCTGCCCTCTCCCCGGAGGGGAGAGGCGGGCGTCGACATTCCCC is a window encoding:
- a CDS encoding NAD(P)H-dependent oxidoreductase, translated to MPDVSILGIPGSLRRGSFNRMALDAARALVPAGATLEIFGLEDIPSFNQDLEKQPPARVVELKARVRAADAIFFATPEYNYSMPGVLKNAIDWVSRPYGDNAWQGKPVAVMGASIGMLGSARAQYHLRQSFVFLNMYPVNQPEVMIANASQRFNERGELTDETSRELIRKLLAELVAWTKRLGKG